Genomic DNA from Corylus avellana chromosome ca4, CavTom2PMs-1.0:
ATGGGTACGTACCAAACGCTGAATGTCTATTCTATTAGAATAGAGAAATAGCTTTTATTAAGAATTGAAGAAGTTTGAATAGAATAGTCTTAATGTCAGAATATATGATAAGGCTCATATATTCCTTAAATTGAGAAGATAATAGTTATTCCCTCATGGACAATGGGAATGGTTATTCGAAGGTTATTCCATTCAATATTCTTCTATTTCTAATAaaagctatttatttttctaatggaaTAGCCACTTCGCATACCAAACGTAACCTATGTGTTACAAGAGTTATGCAGATAAATAATGTTAAAATGAAATGTCAAGCAAGATCACTTTTGGGTCATAATAGTCAAGACCGTGcccaaattcaaaatattattgggCCAACGAAAAATAGTCGAACACTATAGACTTGGGGCCAAACTTTCCAACACGTTCAAAGAATTTTTGACTGGCTAACCTCATTGGCAGTCAGGCTGGCCCTCTGTTACAATACATttctttttcaagttttttcGTAGGTAATTTGTCAATGTACTATACTACAGTCACAACTGCATCCTTAATTTACACTTGCTACTAAACTGAATATTTTGGTACCTCCTCTGAATTATGTGCACAAACAGGTTAGCGTTGACGtgctagaaaagaaaaatgttctaTTGTTCATTTCAGGTCTGAACATTTCTAGTGATGATATCTCGACTTTGATTTCAATTTATATTGgaataaggaagaagaaggacaCGTTCAAAATTGTATGGATCCCAATAGTGGAGCAGTGGACCTATCAGCTTCGAATGAAGTTTGAGATGTTGCGGTCAGATATGCCATGGTACATAATGCAGTACTTTTCATTAGTAGCAGGAATCAAGTTCATTAAGGAGGATTGGCACTTCGATAATGAGCCGATTATCGTGGTGATGAACTCGCAAGGAGATGTCAAAAACAAAGATGCACTTGGCTTGATTCGGGAATGGGGAATGAATGCCTTCCCTTTCACTCCGCCTAAACCAGTTCCACGTGCAGGTTTCGTCAATCCACGTAGACCTCATCAAGTAATGTCTTCTTTACTACTCTAAATGAATACACGTACATATTCATGCATGCAGTTTTAGGCAAACTTCATATATATACGccttcaaataaaatttgatgtTACATACTTACATATATATCTTGTGCAATCAGAACGAAGTTTGCACTTTCTACTGTGGAGGCAAGGACAAAATATGGATCGAAcgattttcccaaaaatttaatgCCGTGGCCAAGGATCCATTGATAGCTGAAGCTGGAAACATTGTCATAACATTTTATTTCGTTGGAAAAGACTGCGAAGTGCTGCATTTTGTCAAGAAAGTTCAAGAGTTATCGCGTCCCCTCAAGCTGCCTCATTTTGACGAGAATGATCTAGAGTTATTGCGTCCCTTCATGCTGCAGCATTTTGACAAGGATATTCAAGAGTTACTGCGTCCCTTCAAGAATGAGCTTAGATGGGCCGTGTTCATGGGTGATTTTAATGAGGTAATCAGTAATCATGGGACGACAATTCTGACCTTCTTGGAGAGATTTGAACAGTGGAAGGGGCGTGTGCGTAGGGGGAGACGCATAAAGAGGTGCTTCAAAGACTTGCTTCGAACTGGTTCCCTGCCATCGACGTCAAACTGGGNNNNNNNNNNNNNNNNNNNNGAATGAAGTTTGAGATGTTGCCGTCAGATATGCCATGGTACATAGTGCAGTACTTTTCATTAGTAGCAGGAATCAAGTTCATTAAGGAGGATTGGCACTTCGATAATGAGCCGATTATCGGGGTGATGAACTCGCAAGGAGATGTCAAAAACAAAGATGCACTTGGCTTGATTCGGAAATGGGGAATGAATGCCTTCCCTTTCACTTCGCCTAAACCAGTTCCACATGCAGGTTTCATCAATCCACCTGGACCTCATCAAGTAATGTCTTCTTTACTACTATAAATGAATACGCGTACATATTCATGCATGCAGTTTTAGGCAAACTTCATATATATTACGccttcaaataaaatttgatgttacatacatatatatcttGTGCAATCAGAACGAAGTTTGCACTTTCTACTGTGGAGGCAAGGACAAAATATGGATCCAACAATTTTCCGAAAATTTTAATGCCGTGGCCAAGGATCCATTGATAGCTGAAGCTGGAAACATTGTCATAACATTTTATTTCGTTGGAAAAGACTGCGAATTTCTGCATTTTGTCCAGAAAGTTCAAGAGTTATCGCGTCCCTTCAAGCTGCCGCATTTTGACGAGAATGATCTAGAGTTATTGCGTCCCTTCATGCTGCAGCATTTTGACAAGGATATTCAAGAGTTACTGCGTCCCTTCAAGAATGAGCTTAGATGGGCCGTGTTCATGGATGATTTTAATGAGGTAATCAGTAATCATGGGACGACAATTCTGACCTTCTTGGAGAGATTTGAACAGTGGAAGGGGCGTGTGCGTAGGGGGAGACACGTAAAGAGGTGCTTCTTCGAACTGGTTCCCTGCCATCGACGTCAAACTGGGTCTAAGTTTGTAACCAGTATTAACAAGTTTGATTTTGTAATCATGATCGCGATGGTAATCTGTTGCCAACGTTAtcgttttttgttgttgcaatTGGTGGGCATCTTTTTATGCATGAATTTAAATTCCTAGCATTATAGGTTAGAGTGATAATACTTAACACTCCCTTTTAAATTAAGTTgcaaaaatatgtttttgattCAGAAGTATGAACTAATTGCATGcagttattattaattatacgaattctgtatatatatattctaaatgGCCGGCCGGTGAAATTTGGTGTAGCTAGTGATCTGTTTAACGAATAAATCAtggttaaatttgaaattcaaagtttACGAAGATTTTGTCACtatgctttctctttttctggttggttactttttctttttatgtttaacaaataaatcatGGTTAAGAAGATTTTGTTAATATGGTTATTATTATGTTGTTCTTTCCACTCAAGCTTAGTCAGCGAATTACCGCTCGAGCTCTCCTGAGCTTCCAACAAGTCGAGTTTGAGCATACATTTTATAGCTTACTTCGAAGAGGCATTTTTATAAATGAGTCAAtcttaaaataagaaaattggGTATAATAGTTTACATTTAGCTGAAAACACCAATTTATAAGGACCGTTGGAGATGCTCTCACNNNNNNNNNNNNNNNNNNNNNNNNNNNNNNNNNNNNTTGAATTTGGCTTAAAACTGCATGCATTAATATGTGCATGTGTATTTGTGTCCGTGCAAAAGATATGCATGTATATTCATTTCAagtgcattttcttttttcatatccTCTTGTGGGTTTATCACTACGATAATAGGCTTATTTTCAAAGTTTCACTCCTTAATGAACATGATTGGTGAAAAGTATTTCACTTTGTACCATGGCACCTTCACCGCAAAATCTCAAACTTCTTTTACAAGTCATTGGCCCACTGCTCTATAATTGGGAATTATACAATTTTGTGCTGGTCCCCCTTCTTTCTTATTCCATTATAAATTGGCATCAAAATTGCGATAACATTCATAGGGATGTCCAAGCTTGAAATGAACAATAGAACATTCTTCTTTTCTAGCGCGTCGATGTTGACTTGTGTTAGAGCGTTTTTCTAGTCCAAGAATTTGTTGCTCAGTGATTTTCTTGATGGTTAAGCTGTAAAGAACTTCTTGTACGGTAGTAAAGTTCATGCAAAANNNNNNNNNNNNNNNNNNNNNNNNNNNNNNNNNNNNNNNNNNNNNNNNNNNNNNNCTAGGAGATATTTTCAACCTGCTTGTGCAACACAATTATGAAAAATCAAGTCAAATGttaatgaattaaattattCTTAAAGTGTCTTTTGCACATNNNNNNNNNNNNNNNNNNNNNNNNNNNNNNNNNNNNNNNNNNNNNNNNNNNNNNNNNNNNNNNNNNNNNNNNNNNNNNNNNNNNNNNNNNNNNNNNNNNNAATTCAGATGAGGCACCATAATATTCAGATTCGTGGCAAGCGTGAAGGATAAGCTGTGACTGTAGTACTCTAGTACATTGAGGAAGGAAAACAATACGTACATATATGCAagcttgaaaaagaaaagtcatATTTGGGAGGGCCAGCCTGACGGCCTATCAGTCTAGCCATGAGTCCAGAATCCTTAATTTGAACATTGGTTGAAAAGTTTGGCCCCAAATTACCTCTCATTCAACTTAACTATTTTTCGTTGGCCCAATTGGGGCACTGTCTTGATTGTTATGCCCTCAAAATGATATTGTTCAAcgtttcattttaattaatactATTAATTTGCATAATTCTTGAAAGATATCCTAATTATCTCTTAATAAACATATATGAACTGAACTGCAATTTTATGTATGTGGTGTAAAAGTgagaaacaaaattcaaaaaaagaaaggaaatatatatatatgtgtgtgtgtttttggtTTGTAGAGCTAGCCATTTCGTTGGTTGAACCATCAAAAAGAGGTTGCTTATCATCCTTGGCAAAAATCAGCGCCTTGAAAATCTTCATGATTCTGTGAGGTAGGTGTTCGTAAAATTAAGTTCCTCCATGCAGTTTCTTTCTTGCCTTCATTTCCTCTGCAGTGAACAAGAATCTTTGGTCTGTGTTGTGGCCCATTTTTAAGCCATTATATTGCTTGAAAGGGGCCCGGCTAACCTATTCTTCTTGGCAAATTCCTATCCATGGTCCACCCCTTTAGGTTACAGAGGGTCCTTTGTCTTGTCCCTGAAATCAGGCAACCACGTTCATGGTCATTTGGAATTTGGAATAGATTAAAATGACAATAtctatcaaatattttattttgacacCCTTTTCTTGTTTGAGCACGTGTGAcgtaagagtaatgctatattatttacttatttactatatttatttctattgattaatataatgtattttccttaaaataagTATTTGCATGAAAATCTACATAAACATTTCACATCAAAATAAATGAGTACATTTCGaatattagtttttgttttttgtttcttggttttttgcatttctcctttttgtttttgggccaGATTGGGTTTGCACTTTGGATATAAACAATGACCTGTCATTCTACGAACTAGTTAGGAAGGAGGAAGGTTGTAACGTTACGCCACCATCAACGATGACGCTGGTCGCTGGAGTTTCTTCGTCTTTCTTTATTCAAGTCTTTTCAAGTGCTTTATCTCTGGCTCCAACCATTTTCAATCACTGTGAaccctttctctcttttgttttttttggtactaATTATTGAATCCTGTTACTCATTCAGATGGAGCCCACTTTGACGTTGAATCTCGGCTATTGTTACTGGATTTTGATCATGCCTTGAAATTTCTTGAAAGTTTCCAATCCTACTTCCAAGAAATTTTGACAAAGAACGAGAAAGGATGGTCTGGGGCTGGGTTTCCTGGTAGCTTTCCGAGCTGCCCAAGCCCTGTACTCTTTCTCATCCCCTGCCAAATTCCAAGAAAATTCCCGGTCTATAACTATAACTATATATATGGGCCAGCAATCTCCTTTAATTTATGGTAGTAGTCCAACAATCTCTTACGCTTTGAAATAGACAACACTATGGCCAGCGATATGATTGAAGGCGAGCTGAACGTGTTAACAATGTCCAACGATCAGATCGTGAATctaatttctccaacccatcTTCCTGCTGAAGAAAAATTTGATGCCGGCTCTCTTTTCGTGGTCGTCAAAAACATTCTTATTCGCGTAACCGATATTGCTCGCCGTGTTTGTTGGGTATGTATGTTTCTACCATCATATTCTTtataagattttcttttttcacttttgctTTCTAGCTAGTCCAAATTAAGGTggtatataaatttaatagtcaAGCTGCAATAAGATTTAACAAGTTTATTCCAATAGAGAACAAATAGATCGATgagataatattatttttagttatattgATGGGTTCAAGTTAATTATACATATAGGGACGGGAACACCTAGAGAAACCGGAGGAAAAGGCTCTGTCAAGAGCCAGCTTCGATCCACTTCTATGCACACTACTCAAGCAAGTTTCCTATGAGGTAATTACAAAGAATACCATTTTTCACCCCCATGAAAATCTTGAAAACCACCCCCCCCTCCCTTTTTTCCCCCAATTAATGTTTGTGGCATGAATTAGTTAccaaattagaaatttttttagatGGCATGCAAGGCTCCAGGTGTGGAAATTGCACACAAAACAACAATGTCAATACTTGATAAACTCTCAAGCTACTCATGGAATGCTAAGGCAGTGCTGACACTTGCGGCATTTGCTTTGGATTATGAGGATATAATATTATTGGCTCTTGCCCAGCTTCACTCATCACACCAACTCGTCCAATCAGTGGAACATATACCAGCTGGTATGCTCAAATACAACAGGGTTAGCGAACTTAACGGAATTATCTATTACACATTGACCATCATGGAGCCCATCTTTGAGTTGAAGAAGCTATCTACTATTAACAAGGATATAAATCATGATGAAGCAGCATATGTCTACTGGATTATCATTACCATTGTAGCTTGTATACCTCATATGCGTTGCCTCACTAGCGATGAGTAAGTTGTTCTTGACCTTGACATGTCCTTTGTTTAGAAATCATTAATTGTCATGTCACAATTATAAGACTTGTTGTAATGCAATTGCTTATTGGCGCCAATTCATAGGCGTCTACACGAGCGGgttgtcaaaataaaatatttgatagaTAATATTAATACACTTTTTGTGTTTGCCTGATTTCAGGGACAAGACACAGGATTCATTGCCCTTGGACCCGACAATCAGTGATCAAACCCTCGTCCACTTAATGAGTAGGATGAGAATTAGCCGATTACAAACAGGTTAGCCAAATGGCCAATTTCAATCATAATTAAGGAAGCATGCTCCATTGAATCTGTTGCACATCCAATATAATGGCTTAAAAATGGGCAATAACAGGACTGACCAAAGATTCTTGTTTACTGCAGAGGAAAAGAAGGCA
This window encodes:
- the LOC132180080 gene encoding uncharacterized protein LOC132180080 translates to MPWYIVQYFSLVAGIKFIKEDWHFDNEPIIGVMNSQGDVKNKDALGLIRKWGMNAFPFTSPKPVPHAGFINPPGPHQNEVCTFYCGGKDKIWIQQFSENFNAVAKDPLIAEAGNIVITFYFVGKDCEFLHFVQKVQELSRPFKLPHFDENDLELLRPFMLQHFDKDIQELLRPFKNELRWAVFMDDFNEVISNHGTTILTFLERFEQWKGRVRRGRHVKRCFFELVPCHRRQTGSKFVTSINKFDFVIMIAMVICCQRYRFLLLQLVGIFLCMNLNS